One genomic window of Melanotaenia boesemani isolate fMelBoe1 chromosome 20, fMelBoe1.pri, whole genome shotgun sequence includes the following:
- the LOC121630864 gene encoding zinc finger BED domain-containing protein 4-like, with protein sequence MVSRKYLSETALPELHGKVRKHIFEEIKDAKVISFTTDIWSSDVSPMSLLSLTAHWLDEGFEPHSAMLNATNFRGSHTSDAIAASLKEMFEKWQIPQSKVHVVLRDNASNMRKAMDNMGVRSVGCVAHTMQLVVNEGLLSQRAVSDAVACGRQIVGHFKRSPLAYSRLQDIQVQMNMQPKRLQQDVKTRWNSTYYLIESLIEQKRALSAYSADHELPTTPTANQWALLEKTMICLEPFEEFTRKVSSATASTADVVPSVTVLKRLLSMETEADSGIKTMKKSLLAAVDKRFSTVEDEPLYALSTLLDPRYKDRFFTSADSAKRGKDALAKELEEDLRSTTDGAAKALEPPGKALRVEAAAPALSSNKSSSFMREFDKIRGEREEEPGAASSSSSAVQLHGYFTEETIPTTDDPFKYWRVNRQRFPGLAASALKYLCAPCTSVESERLFSTVSTILDEKRNRLTAERAEMLAFLNKNLPVMLKAELEKLEKSA encoded by the exons ATGGTAAGCCGAAAATATTTATCCGAGACTGCTCTACCTGAACTGCACGGTAAAGTGCGCAAACACATATTCGAGGAGATAAAAGATGCCAAAGTGATTAGTTTCACGACAGATATCTGGAGCTCGGACGTCTCCCCCATGTCGCTGTTAAGTTTAACAGCGCACTGGCTTGATGAAGGTTTCGAACCGCACAGTGCAATGTTAAATGCAACAAACTTCCGTGGGTCACACACCAGCGATGCTATTGCAGCTAGCCTAAAGGAAATGTTTGAGAAGTGGCAAATTCCGCAAAGCAAAGTCCATGTGGTCCTCAGAGACAACGCCAGCAACATGAGAAAGGCAATGGACAACATGGGTGTCCGTAGTGTCGGCTGCGTTGCACATACAATGCAGCTTGTGGTCAACGAGGGACTTCTCTCACAGCGGGCTGTGAGTGATGCCGTTGCATGTGGAAGACAGATTGTCGGACACTTTAAACGTTCTCCGCTCGCATATTCACGGCTGCAAGATATCCAGGTTCAAATGAACATGCAACCAAAACGCCTGCAGCAAGACGTCAAAACCAGGTGGAACAGCACCTACTACCTGATAGAGAGTCTGATAGAACAGAAGCGAGCTCTCTCTGCTTATTCTGCTGACCACGAGCTGCCCACGACACCCACAGCAAACCAGTGGGCCTTACTTGAGAAAACGATGATCTGCCTTGAACCGTTTGAGGAGTTTACAAGGAAGGTGAGCTCAGCCACAGCCTCCACTGCTGATGTTGTGCCAAGTGTCACCGTACTCAAACGTCTCCTCTCTATGGAAACCGAGGCCGACTCAGGAATTAAAACCATGAAAAAGAGTCTTTTAGCAGCGGTTGACAAGCGCTTCAGCACTGTGGAAGATGAACCTCTATATGCACTTTCTACCCTGCTGGACCCACGATACAAAGACAG atttttcaCCAGCGCAGACTCTGCCAAGCGTGGGAAAGATGCACTTGCTAAAGAACTGGAGGAAGACTTGAGGAGCACCACTGATGGAGCAGCAAAGGCTTTGGAGCCACCAGGAAAGGCCCTCAGAGTGGAAGCAGCAGCTCCAGCTTTGAGCAGTAACAAGAGCAGCAGCTTCATGAGAGAATTTGACAAAATTCGAGGGGAGCGTGAGGAAGAACCTGGTGCAGCAAGCAGCTCTAGCAGTGCTGTACAACTGCATGGATATTTTACAGAGGAAACAATTCCTACCACAGATGACCCATTCAAATACTGGAGAGTCAATCGGCAGCGGTTTCCTGGCCTTGCTGCCTCTGCCTTAAAGTACCTTTGTGCGCCCTGCACGAGCGTGGAAAGTGAAAGGCTTTTCAGCACAGTCTCTACCATCTTGGATGAGAAGCGAAACAGACTGAcagctgaaagagcagaaatgcTTGCTTTCCTAAATAAGAACCTGCCAGTGATGCTTAAAGCTGAACTTGAGAAGCTTGAGAAGTCTGCTTGA